One Pelecanus crispus isolate bPelCri1 chromosome 31, bPelCri1.pri, whole genome shotgun sequence genomic region harbors:
- the LOC104024667 gene encoding olfactory receptor 14C36: MSNSSSITEFLLLAFADTRELQLLHFWLFLGIYLAALLGNGLIITAIACDHRLHTPMYFFLLNLSLLDLGSISTTVPKSMANSLWDMRDISYCGCATQVFWFLFFVSSEYYLLTVMAYDRYVAICKPLHYVTLMDSRACVKMAGAAWGGGFLNAVLHTGSTFSIPFCQGNAVDQFFCEIPQLLKLSCSDSYVRKAGFTVVSLCVACGCFVFIVLSYVQIFMAVLKIPSAQGRHKAFCTCLPHLAVVSLFASSAMFAYLKPHSISSPALNLVVAVLYAVVPPAVNPLIYSMRNQELKDALQRLIHCLLLQQE; encoded by the coding sequence atgtccaacagcagctccatcactgagttcctcctcctggcatttgcagacacgcgggagctgcagctcctgcacttctggctcttcctgggcatctacctggctgccctcctgggcAACGGCCTCATCATCACTGCCATAGCCTGCGACCAccgcctccacacccccatgtacttcttcctcctcaacctctcCCTCCTTGACCTGGGCTCCATCTCCACCACCGTCCCCAAATCTATGGCCAATTCCCTCTGGGATATGAGGGATATTTCTTACTGTGGATGTGCTACCCAGGTCTTTTGGtttctcttctttgtttcttcagaatATTATCTTCTTACTGTCATGGCCTATGACCGCTATGTagccatctgcaaacccctgcactaTGTAACCCTCATGGACAGCCGAGCTTGCGTCAAAatggcaggagctgcctggggtgGTGGTTTCCTCAATGCGGTGCTGCACACTGGAAGCACATTTTCAATTCCATTCTGCCAAGGCAATGCTGTGGAtcagttcttctgtgaaatcccccagctcctcaagctctcctgctcaGACTCCTATGTCAGGAAAGCTGGGTTTACTGTGGTTAGTCTTTGTGTAGCttgtgggtgttttgttttcattgttctgTCCTATGTGCAGATCTTCATGGCTGTGCTGAAGATCCCTTCTGCGCAGGGACGGCACAAAGCCTTTTGCACgtgcctccctcacctggccGTGGTCTCTCTGTTTGCCAGCTCTGCCATGTTTGCCTACCTGAAGCCCCACTCCATCTCATCTCCAGCTCTGAATCTGGTGGTGGCTGTTCTGTACGCGGTGGTGCCTCCAGCGGTGAACCCCCTCATCtacagcatgaggaaccaggagctcaaAGATGCGCTACAGAGACTGATCCACTGTCTGCTGTTGCAGCAGGAATAA
- the LOC142596367 gene encoding olfactory receptor 14J1-like has protein sequence MSNSSSITEFLLLAFADTQELQLLHFWLFLGIYLAALLGNGLIITAIACDHRLHTPMYFFLLNLSLLDLGSISTTLPKSVANSLWDTRIISYYGCAAQVSMFVLFVTGEFYLLTITAYDRYLAICKPLHYGTLLGSRACVKMAAAAWGSGVLHGLLHTANTFSLPLCQGSTIDQFFCELPQLLKLTCSDDYLREVGLLVFSLALAFVGFIFIVLCYVQIFRAVLRIPSEQGWHKAFATCLPHLAGASLFVSTGMFAYLKPSSISSPSLDLVVAVLYSVVPPAFNPLICSMRNQELKDTLKKLIQSLLFQQQ, from the coding sequence atgtccaacagcagctccatcactgagttcctcctcctggcatttgcagacacgcaggagctgcagctcctgcacttctggctcttcctgggcatctacctggctgccctcctgggcAACGGCCTCATCATCACTGCCATAGCCTGCGACCAccgcctccacacccccatgtacttcttcctcctcaacctctcCCTCCTCGACCTGGGCTCCATCTCCACCACTCTCCCCAAATCCGTGGCCAATTCCCTCTGGGACACCAGGATTATTTCCTACTATGGATGTGCTGCCCAGGTCTCTATGTTTGTCTTGTTTGTCACAGGAGAGTTTTATCTTCTCACCATCACGGCCTACGACCGCTACCTTGCCATCTGCAAGCCCCTGCACTATGGGACCctcctgggcagcagagcctgtgtcaaaatggcagcagctgcctggggcagtggggtcctccatggccTGCTGCACACTGCCAATACATTTTCACTACCACTCTGCCAAGGCAGTACCATAGACCAGTTCTTCTGTGAACTTCCTCAGCTCCTCAAGCTCACCTGTTCCGATGACTACCTCAGGGAAGTTGGGCTTCTTGTGTTCAGTCTAGCTTTAGcatttgttggttttattttcattgttctgtgctatgtgcagatcttcagggctgtgctgaggaTCCCCTCTGAACAGGGATGGCACAAAGCCTTTGCCACAtgcctccctcacctggctGGGGCCTCCCTGTTTGTCAGCACTGGCATGTTTGCCTACCTGAAGCCCTCCTCCATCTCTTCGCCATCCCTGGACCTGGTGGTCGCAGTTCTGTACTCGGTGGTGCCTCCAGCATTCAACCCCCTCATCTGcagcatgaggaaccaggagctcaaAGACACACTGAAGAAGCTGATTCAATCActtctctttcagcagcagtaa
- the LOC104028785 gene encoding olfactory receptor 14C36, with product MSNSSSITEFLLLAFADTRELQLLHFWLFLGIYLAALLGNGLIITAIACDHRLHTPMYFFLLNLSLLDLGSVSTTLPKSMANSLWDTRIISYYGCAAQVSMFVLFVTGEFYLLTIMAYDRYLAICKPLHYGTLLGSRACVKMAAAAWGSGFISAVGHTANTFSLPLCQGSTIDQFFCELPQLLKLSCSDDYLREIWLLVFCFSSGIGCFIFIVLSYVQIFRAVLRIPSEQGRHKVFATCLPHLAVVSLFIGTAMFAYLKPSSISSQSLNLVVAVLYSVVPPAVNPLIYSMRNQELKDSLRKLFLWTFFCSHKVPITL from the coding sequence atgtccaacagcagctccatcactgagttcctcctcctggcatttgcagacacgcgggagctgcagctcctgcacttctggctcttcctgggcatctacctggctgccctcctgggcAACGGCCTCATCATCACTGCCATAGCCTGCGACCAccgcctccacacccccatgtacttcttcctcctcaacctctcCCTCCTCGACCTGGGCTCTGTCTCCACCACTCTCCCCAAATCCATGGCCAATTCCCTCTGGGACACCAGGATTATTTCCTACTATGGATGTGCTGCCCAGGTCTCTATGTTTGTCTTGTTTGTCACAGGAGAGTTTTATCTTCTCACCATCATGGCCTACGACCGCTACCTTGCCATCTGCAAGCCCCTGCACTATGGGACCctcctgggcagcagagcctgtgtcaaaatggcagcagctgcctggggcagtgGGTTTATCAGTGCTGTGGGGCACACTGCCAATACATTTTCACTACCACTCTGCCAAGGCAGTACCATAGACCAGTTCTTCTGTGAACTTCCCCAGCTCCTCAAACTCTCCTGCTCAGATGACTACCTCAGGGAAATTTGgcttcttgtgttttgtttttcttcaggtatcgggtgctttattttcattgttctgtcctatgtgcagatcttcagggctgtgctgaggaTCCCCTCTGAACAGGGACGGCACAAAGTGTTTGCCACAtgcctccctcacctggccGTGGTCTCCCTGTTTATTGGCACTGCCATGTTTGCCTACCTGAagccctcctccatctcctcccagtCCCTGAATCTGGTGGTCGCAGTTCTGTACTCAGTGGTGCCTCCAGCTGTGAACCCCCTCATTtacagcatgaggaaccaggagctcaagGATTCCCTGAGGAAACTGTTTTTATGGACATTTTTCTGTAGTCATAAAGTTCCCATCACTCTCTAG